The proteins below come from a single Dehalococcoidales bacterium genomic window:
- a CDS encoding Smr/MutS family protein — MVNEVYLRRLTAEDALLKLDKYLDDAFMSGLFRVRVIHGKGTGTLRQVVRQQLGRHPLVRSYRPGGYGEGGAGVTMVELALK, encoded by the coding sequence ATGGTTAATGAAGTGTACCTGCGCCGTTTGACGGCGGAAGATGCCCTGTTAAAACTGGATAAATACCTGGATGATGCTTTTATGTCCGGTCTATTCCGGGTTAGAGTGATACATGGTAAGGGGACGGGGACTCTACGCCAGGTAGTCCGCCAGCAACTGGGCAGACACCCGCTGGTCAGGTCATACCGGCCGGGCGGTTATGGAGAGGGAGGAGCCGGCGTTACCATGGTGGAACTGGCGCTGAAGTAA
- a CDS encoding HAD family hydrolase — translation MIKAVFFDWFNTLARYDPPRENIQSQALQEFGINIPPQKIVTGLLVADRNYLEENAVSPVRKRSPAEQDRIFTRYQRTILTEAGINIAEGSDILVKILKRAQQLSQGLTFTLFDDVLPALKLLKARNLVLGLLSNIDKDMSPVCRELELEPYLDFTVTSAEVGVDKPEPPVFLTALKKAGVDPAEAVHVGDQYQIDIIGARGVGINPILIDRYDLYREETDCPRIRSLDELTDYLQ, via the coding sequence TTGATTAAGGCCGTTTTCTTCGACTGGTTTAATACCCTGGCCCGCTATGACCCCCCACGGGAAAACATACAAAGTCAGGCTCTTCAGGAATTCGGTATTAATATTCCGCCACAAAAAATAGTGACCGGCCTTCTGGTTGCCGACCGGAATTACCTTGAGGAAAATGCCGTTTCCCCGGTACGGAAAAGGAGCCCTGCAGAACAGGACAGGATTTTTACTCGCTACCAGCGGACGATATTAACCGAAGCCGGGATTAATATCGCTGAGGGGTCTGACATACTGGTAAAAATCCTGAAAAGGGCGCAACAGTTATCTCAGGGGTTGACTTTCACTCTGTTCGATGACGTACTGCCAGCCCTTAAGCTGCTGAAGGCGCGCAACCTGGTACTGGGCCTGCTCAGTAATATCGACAAGGATATGAGTCCTGTCTGTCGCGAACTGGAACTGGAACCCTACCTTGACTTTACCGTCACCTCCGCAGAGGTGGGCGTGGACAAACCGGAACCGCCCGTTTTCCTGACCGCCCTAAAGAAAGCGGGAGTAGACCCTGCCGAGGCGGTACACGTAGGTGACCAGTACCAGATAGATATCATCGGGGCGAGAGGGGTAGGCATCAACCCCATACTTATTGACCGCTATGACCTGTACCGGGAGGAAACCGACTGCCCCCGCATCCGCAGCCTGGATGAATTAACGGATTATCTCCAGTAG
- the acpP gene encoding acyl carrier protein, whose amino-acid sequence MASIFERVKKIIVDQLGVDEEEVVPTANYVDDLGADSLDLVELIMSLEEEFSNSTQKIEIPDEDAEKIITVQDTVDYIRDLGVQE is encoded by the coding sequence GTGGCTTCTATTTTTGAGCGTGTCAAAAAGATAATCGTGGATCAGTTGGGTGTGGATGAGGAAGAGGTAGTACCTACAGCTAATTACGTTGATGACTTGGGTGCTGATTCTCTGGACCTGGTAGAACTGATAATGTCTTTAGAAGAAGAGTTCAGTAACTCGACTCAGAAAATTGAAATCCCGGATGAGGATGCTGAGAAGATAATTACCGTTCAGGACACTGTTGATTACATCAGAGACCTGGGCGTTCAGGAGTAA